The following proteins are encoded in a genomic region of Methanoculleus bourgensis MS2:
- a CDS encoding AAA family ATPase has protein sequence MPASSNVILYRYSPATLDRETLQYLLVGRQKLAESLLEEIDQASGSGTPRFFLLVGPRGIGKSHLLTLLYQRMHDDLAERIIPVKLAEEEYSIFRASDFFLRILEEMGIGIADVIALEEDRLVRDVAVDMLKGFASTEGKQIAIFVENLHEIFNQMDKREIQALRSIFQQTNTFSVVASAPSVFPGVSDHDEPFYNFFRIFHLLELKCAEVKELMKRVAQVSGNTAFIENFQDYEPTIEALFHLIGGNPRLVILLYETISRGGIDDAGKIFFEMTDEQTPYYQEVFQRLTGQRRLIFDTVLGAETPLTPKEIAERSRLDPATVNAQLRRLERDGYVISHPMGRRTSYEARERLLGLWRAMRRSPGRSRVFRFIEFLRDWYSPDERVAVLDMVCRELSGVAEGENQMVAIASYIATGKRNEALVAIENVEGPFADLDQLMQFVHLCLTLAGEELLDGNRTNGLRLIDIAYTQAGRLEPGLVKKVTVDFLKWIIGEGEIPAIKSAVDEIIRLRGTEFQRFLKPVADAVEIVETNDTKLYSTRMQPEEREIVAGIVQRITGSEELVPEL, from the coding sequence ATGCCAGCGTCGAGTAATGTAATCCTCTATCGATACTCTCCCGCGACCCTTGATCGGGAAACGCTCCAGTACCTCCTCGTCGGCCGCCAGAAACTCGCAGAAAGCCTGCTTGAAGAGATCGATCAGGCGTCCGGGAGCGGAACTCCGCGCTTTTTCCTCCTTGTCGGACCCCGTGGCATTGGAAAATCCCACCTGCTGACCCTGCTCTACCAGAGGATGCACGATGACCTCGCTGAGAGGATAATCCCCGTAAAACTTGCGGAGGAGGAGTATTCGATATTCAGGGCGTCGGACTTCTTCTTGAGGATACTGGAAGAGATGGGGATCGGCATCGCGGATGTAATTGCGCTCGAAGAAGACCGGCTGGTCCGTGACGTTGCAGTTGATATGCTCAAAGGTTTTGCATCGACTGAGGGGAAACAGATTGCAATATTCGTTGAGAATCTGCACGAAATCTTCAACCAGATGGACAAACGTGAGATCCAGGCGTTACGATCGATATTCCAGCAGACAAACACCTTCTCAGTAGTTGCTTCGGCACCGTCGGTCTTCCCCGGCGTATCGGATCATGATGAGCCCTTTTACAATTTCTTCCGGATCTTTCATCTCCTGGAACTCAAATGCGCTGAAGTCAAAGAGTTGATGAAGAGGGTTGCACAGGTTAGCGGCAATACCGCCTTCATCGAGAACTTCCAGGACTACGAACCAACAATCGAGGCGCTCTTCCATCTCATCGGCGGCAACCCGCGACTGGTTATCCTGCTGTATGAGACTATCTCGAGGGGCGGGATCGATGATGCAGGAAAGATCTTTTTCGAAATGACGGACGAGCAGACGCCGTATTACCAGGAGGTGTTCCAGAGGCTTACTGGACAGCGAAGGCTTATCTTCGATACGGTCCTCGGTGCAGAAACCCCCCTTACACCAAAGGAGATCGCAGAACGATCCCGGCTGGACCCCGCAACGGTGAACGCACAGCTCAGGAGACTGGAGAGGGACGGATACGTCATCTCTCACCCGATGGGGAGGAGGACATCATATGAGGCCCGGGAGCGCCTCTTGGGGCTGTGGCGGGCGATGCGGAGATCACCCGGAAGGAGTCGCGTATTCAGGTTCATCGAGTTCTTGAGAGACTGGTACAGCCCGGACGAGCGAGTGGCGGTTCTTGACATGGTATGCCGGGAACTATCGGGAGTTGCAGAGGGTGAAAACCAGATGGTCGCAATCGCCTCATATATTGCAACCGGGAAGCGGAATGAAGCACTGGTAGCGATCGAGAACGTGGAGGGGCCGTTTGCGGATCTAGACCAATTGATGCAGTTTGTGCATCTCTGCCTGACTCTTGCAGGAGAGGAACTGCTGGATGGGAACCGGACGAACGGCTTGCGCTTGATAGACATTGCGTATACTCAGGCGGGCCGTTTAGAACCGGGTCTGGTGAAGAAGGTCACCGTGGATTTCCTGAAATGGATCATCGGGGAGGGAGAGATACCCGCGATAAAGAGTGCCGTTGATGAGATAATCAGACTCAGGGGCACTGAATTTCAACGGTTCTTGAAACCGGTTGCTGATGCCGTTGAGATTGTCGAGACAAACGATACGAAATTGTATTCCACGAGGATGCAACCGGAAGAGAGGGAGATCGTTGCCGGGATTGTCCAGAGAATTACGGGGTCGGAGGAGCTGGTGCCGGAACTATAG
- a CDS encoding DUF6884 domain-containing protein: protein MTYSHIIPHFVADRPMSLRILAGLPFERHPVKVGLMFQACTTENFRAMASQFPCGDLEYCGVADGECPFDGDISRCTGGLAVRNSITTIADSGVFTKAGAALSYPELFERYDQMNVERGIILDVLRDCDKTLESADLAMTIYSQLDCNFKLVGVAQGKNPDEYAYCYEKLKKIGFEEVAIGGLLKKKENTARYASSNKMDIIEIVRRIKSEWPDERCFTLGVYNPKRHEFLEELGVDAADYKGWIFQYKRRFEDPKCHHIDRVFQTRGFIEENVLSRMSGVEASCDPIKTAAERVKNHIFPLKTKVIVKREDDVAHQLQEPNSIVIISCGKSKIEVTSCAAKEAYIGRSFLLKRRYAEISDCPWFILSAKYGLIRPDDIINPNYDMVISTKTDSRNLATKIAKQIPHYLEFALTEEIIFLGPSAYYTALELALADGGYNIKHLTKGLKQGQSEKKIKKLLSELEGMSISQKQISSTCRSNFSS from the coding sequence ATGACCTACTCACACATAATACCCCATTTTGTGGCTGACCGTCCGATGAGTTTAAGAATACTTGCGGGTCTGCCTTTCGAAAGGCATCCTGTAAAGGTTGGTCTCATGTTCCAAGCTTGCACAACCGAGAACTTCCGTGCGATGGCTTCACAATTTCCTTGTGGGGACCTAGAATATTGTGGTGTTGCTGATGGAGAATGCCCTTTTGATGGCGACATAAGTAGATGCACAGGAGGTTTGGCAGTACGGAACAGTATTACAACTATTGCTGATAGCGGTGTTTTCACCAAAGCAGGCGCAGCCCTCAGTTACCCAGAACTGTTTGAGAGATACGATCAAATGAACGTTGAGAGAGGGATCATTCTAGATGTTCTTAGAGATTGTGATAAAACACTTGAAAGTGCTGACCTGGCGATGACCATATATTCGCAACTCGATTGCAATTTTAAACTGGTAGGCGTTGCCCAAGGAAAAAACCCTGATGAATATGCGTACTGCTATGAAAAACTTAAAAAGATAGGTTTCGAAGAAGTTGCAATCGGAGGACTATTGAAAAAGAAAGAAAATACAGCGAGATACGCTTCGTCAAATAAAATGGATATTATTGAGATTGTCAGACGTATTAAAAGCGAATGGCCTGACGAACGATGTTTCACTCTGGGAGTATATAATCCAAAACGGCATGAATTTTTAGAAGAACTCGGCGTAGACGCAGCTGATTACAAAGGGTGGATCTTCCAATACAAGAGAAGATTCGAGGACCCTAAATGTCACCATATAGATCGAGTGTTTCAAACAAGGGGTTTCATTGAAGAAAATGTATTATCTCGAATGAGCGGAGTTGAAGCTTCGTGTGACCCAATTAAAACCGCCGCAGAGAGAGTAAAAAATCATATTTTTCCATTAAAAACAAAAGTGATAGTTAAGAGAGAAGATGACGTTGCACACCAACTGCAGGAGCCAAATAGCATTGTGATTATATCATGCGGAAAATCTAAGATAGAGGTAACATCATGCGCAGCCAAGGAGGCATATATTGGCAGATCCTTTTTGTTAAAGCGGAGATATGCTGAAATCTCCGATTGTCCCTGGTTTATTTTATCTGCCAAATACGGTTTGATAAGACCAGACGATATCATCAACCCCAATTATGATATGGTCATCAGTACCAAAACGGACTCTCGAAACCTTGCAACAAAAATTGCAAAACAAATCCCCCATTATCTAGAGTTTGCGTTGACCGAAGAGATTATATTCTTGGGGCCTTCTGCCTATTACACAGCTCTTGAACTTGCACTAGCAGATGGGGGGTACAACATTAAACATTTGACGAAAGGCCTGAAACAGGGACAATCAGAAAAGAAAATTAAAAAATTGCTTTCGGAACTTGAGGGCATGTCCATATCTCAAAAACAGATATCATCTACCTGTCGCAGTAACTTCAGTTCTTAG
- a CDS encoding ATP-binding protein → MTSPFDDIRLYRARSALLKITPDEQGRFEFELACQYTRFGLNQLQVGDLIAVENYSVSEDEHNRTYSVLTLTQVLPIHFAAEGLGAYPGHVFESMRSIKEDWENQKDNPLQATTTISCKSVSTGWQFTFNDLLDELPSLEEERSLPMVGAEIRPLSRDMVDAIINYQMDNLPESHLIHKKFETINVKLDNRALLTTHFGIFGFTGVGKSNFVSSLVDSIIPSDHREADQLEIRDQLDRAANPVNIVIIDPNDEYLGLFIDKFVYEPDSLLYIHVGVDSLPQSIVANLGQGDEPTTDNVNLLHRQMHLPLNLRENYDIQDFIRFGVRNALTRTSLALPVKDLSTWLRNELRNQTPSNTGAAGREALLEIETAWTGSVENLPITPENLQIAIDLENEFSSPVRAPIQRIQPERNRPTVQGVVDRTVRALERYRDHLLNVPPNAILSFNEIIHELNSSDRSRIIIITGKQDFVLKQFCSILGNELYESRRIGATGTDIEPYTVLLLDEADLFIPSDVDDDVTKQIKETCITIARRGRKYNLGIGISTQRASMLDTQVMGNLHTYFVSKLPRRYDRDKIAEAFGIGEEELSPTFTFRPGHWLIISHDATGLKGVPIPTTAYNANERIIRAANEYNRDNGT, encoded by the coding sequence ACATATTCTGTACTAACCCTTACTCAAGTTCTTCCGATCCATTTTGCGGCTGAAGGTCTTGGAGCATATCCTGGACATGTGTTTGAGTCGATGCGATCTATTAAGGAAGACTGGGAAAACCAAAAGGATAACCCACTTCAAGCGACAACTACGATATCATGCAAATCGGTTTCTACAGGATGGCAATTTACCTTTAACGACCTTTTAGACGAACTCCCGTCACTTGAAGAAGAGAGAAGCCTGCCTATGGTTGGGGCTGAGATAAGGCCGCTAAGTCGAGATATGGTTGATGCAATAATCAATTACCAGATGGATAATCTGCCAGAATCTCACCTTATTCACAAAAAGTTTGAAACAATTAATGTGAAACTGGATAACCGAGCTCTATTAACAACGCATTTTGGAATTTTTGGTTTTACAGGTGTCGGAAAATCAAACTTTGTGTCTTCACTGGTCGATTCTATTATACCTTCAGATCATAGAGAGGCTGATCAACTTGAGATAAGAGATCAATTAGATAGAGCGGCGAATCCAGTAAATATTGTAATTATAGATCCTAACGATGAATATCTAGGGTTATTTATTGATAAATTCGTATATGAACCAGATTCGTTATTATATATCCATGTCGGTGTCGATTCTCTTCCCCAATCTATAGTGGCGAACCTAGGACAGGGGGATGAACCAACAACTGATAATGTGAATTTACTGCACCGGCAGATGCACCTACCTCTGAACTTACGAGAAAATTATGATATTCAGGATTTTATCAGATTTGGTGTGCGGAATGCTTTAACAAGGACATCTCTGGCCCTACCAGTGAAAGACCTTTCAACATGGCTACGGAATGAGTTAAGGAATCAGACGCCCAGTAATACCGGCGCAGCCGGAAGAGAGGCATTATTGGAAATTGAAACCGCATGGACAGGATCTGTAGAAAATTTGCCCATTACTCCAGAAAATCTCCAAATTGCTATCGACTTAGAGAACGAATTTTCAAGCCCTGTTAGGGCACCCATTCAGAGAATACAGCCCGAACGGAATAGACCTACTGTACAAGGGGTTGTAGACCGTACCGTCAGGGCACTTGAAAGATATAGAGACCATTTACTCAATGTACCACCCAATGCTATATTGTCCTTTAACGAAATCATCCATGAACTGAATTCTAGTGATAGAAGTCGCATTATCATTATTACTGGAAAGCAAGATTTCGTGCTTAAACAGTTTTGCAGTATTTTAGGTAATGAATTATACGAGTCTAGACGCATTGGGGCAACAGGTACAGATATTGAACCTTATACTGTTTTATTATTAGATGAAGCAGATCTATTCATTCCGTCAGATGTCGACGATGACGTAACAAAACAGATAAAGGAAACCTGTATTACGATCGCTAGACGGGGGAGGAAATATAATTTAGGCATCGGGATTTCGACTCAGAGAGCTTCGATGCTCGATACACAAGTCATGGGGAACCTCCACACTTACTTTGTCAGTAAATTACCAAGAAGGTATGATAGAGATAAGATTGCTGAAGCTTTTGGAATAGGAGAAGAAGAGTTAAGTCCGACTTTTACGTTTAGACCCGGGCACTGGCTTATAATTAGTCACGATGCAACGGGATTAAAAGGTGTTCCAATTCCCACAACGGCGTACAATGCAAACGAGAGGATTATTCGTGCGGCAAACGAGTATAATAGAGATAACGGCACATGA